A region of the Melospiza melodia melodia isolate bMelMel2 chromosome 29, bMelMel2.pri, whole genome shotgun sequence genome:
TCCCCATAAAGTGACCCCAAAGCATCTGCCCCCCTTAATGTTTCCCCAAAACTACCTCAAAGCCTCTTTCTGTAGCATCCCCCAACCCCCCTGCACCATCTCCCCATAACCCGTCTCCCTCAGAGCATCTCCCTCCCTCTGGGGCAGGATGCTCGGAGGCATCGACCCCTTTTGGGGGCCAGGAGACCCCCGGGGGGTGGGCGGTGTCTCACTGGGGTGATGAGCCTGGCAGGGCTCGGGAAGGGGGTGGGAAGTGGCTCTGGGCATCCTGCCTCACATCCCGCTGCCCTATTCAGCGGTGCCCGGGGAACTGGCGCTAATTGGCATGGAGTTGGAATGAAGCCTGGATGCCACCGGGCTTCGCTTTAGAGCCTGagaagaggggaaagaaaaaaaaaaaaaaaaaaaaaaaaaagcggggtcgttttttggggtgggggttcAGCTTTGCAAAACACCCTTCCTAAAGAAAACCCCAGTTTAGCTGAATGGGATGTTCAGAGCCCAAAATCCCTTTGGCTTGTCCGCGGAGGGGATAGCAAACCTCAGCTGGGCTCGATGGGGTGATGCCTCCCCACCCCAAGTGTAGAAAACATGGAAATGGGGGGTCTGTAAGCggggggaaaaaaattgcaaatCTGAGTGGTTTTTCCTCAAATAAATGTCAGCTCGAGGCCTCCGAGGAGGCGAAAGCCACCAGGACACAGGGCTCTATTGagaaaggaaagaacaaaaaaaaaaaaaaaaaaaaaaaaaaaaaaaaaaaaaaaaaaaaaaggaaaaaaaaaataaattagccgGGCGAAACGCCAAGCCGGGAGCTCCGAGGGACGTGCCCGGAGTGGGGAAGCGGAGCGATTCGGGGGGCGAGCCTGCCCGAAATGTGGGGAGCGCCGGCTGCCCCGCGGGGCCACCCCGCTCCCCCCGGGCTGCTGCCGCTGACCTGGCTGCTGGCGCTGCACGCAGGTACGCAGATTCCCCTGTTTTCCCAcaattttcccgttttttccATGGTTTTGGGGATGTCCGGATGATGGAGGGAGCGGGCCGGGGGGGTGGTGAGGGTGGTGATGCCCTTGGGGGGGGTTGAGGGAGGGTTGTTGCGCTGCCGAGCGTACCCTCTGCTCGGGAgctgggaaaaaaggggggaaaattggAATGAAAATGGGGAAAACGCTTTTCTGGAGCCAAGCAGGTCCTGATGTCGGGGAGGGTTTGGCGCTGCCCCCATCCTGAGCTTCTCCCCAGGTTTTTTCCTTCCCCGAACCCCATTTTTTCCGAATTTTTTAGCATCTCCAAATATTTTCTCTTACCCATTCTTCAGCTGCCCTTAAAAAGTCATTTTTCACCCCATTTCTAGGCTTGCCCATCCCACTGCCACCCTCTGTTTTCTCCATCATTTTCTCCCTAATTTTCTCTCTAAATTCTGACTTTTTGGAATTCAATGAGCCCCAAACCACCCCATCCCAGGTCTGGCAACACAGAAAATCACCTTCAACAATTTTGTTCTGTTTTACCAAAGTTTGCACCCAAAAGCAGCTCTGGGGAGGCCCCATTTCCCTTCAGACGTGGAGGATggatgaaaaacaaaaccaactggGTTTTTGCTGGCTTTGATTTAGACCCTAAAaacagccagggctgcagtgagGACACCCCAAAAAATAGTGCAGGATAAAAATGAAAAAGGGATTTGTGCCACAAAATAGTgtgaaaatgaggatttttggtGGGCTTTTTCAACAAATCGGTTAAAAAGGGCTGCGAGATCTCCATCTTTGGCTTTTCCTAAGCCAAAGATGCTGTAGGAAAACTGAACATTTCCTGATTTATTAATGAACTCCccaatttttggtttttttatccaGAGCGGAGAAAAGGCCAGGAACAGGGTTAAAAAAGGGGAAGAAACAGTTAAAGAGCAGCGCACGGGGAGGGGGCAGGGATGCACGGAAGgccacatccccatcccatgcctTGGCCTTCCCTGTGGGGCGAGGGCTCCCCAAATCTGGCGAGCCGGGGCCTGTTTGTGGCGCTGCCGGGgaggacggacggacggacgctGCATACCAATAGGTCCCATGACTTTTCGGGCTTGTTTAAGGCCTTTCTTGCTCCTgcttctcccagcccagctggttTTCCCACTCTGCCCTCCTCTTCAATATGGGGTTTGTTCGCTGTGGGTGACGGCGCCCGTATGGGGGGCTCACGGATGGCGCCTCTGGGATGTCAGGACGGGGGTGCTGAAGGTATTTTGGGGAGGGAGAACGTTTTGGAGAGTGGCCTCCCCTCAGAAAATCATGTTTTTACACTTTTTCCCTGCCTTTTTTGGCTCGAAACCAGCGATGAGGAGCAATGCACGTGCATCTCGTGATGCAGTTTTCTGTCTGAGGGGGCTTTGTCTGGACAGGAGCATCCAATGGGGATGGGGGTGTGATACAAAATCCTTCCCCCTCGCCATTTTTGGAGGAATTAAGGTATCTTTGCAAAGCATTGCACTGATCAGAGCACTGGCATCTCTCACTCCCAGGCAATTTTTGCAGGGCAATGATAAAGCTTTGCCAAGGGCTGCCTCGACCTGCCTCCCACCCCTGCATTTTTGCAAGTGATGTGTGCATTTTTGCAAAGGGCTGCATCGACCTGGCTGCAGGAGCACTCCCCTGCATTTTTGGGGGTGACAGATGAATTTCTGCAAAGGGTTGCATAGGCCCAGCTGCAGAAGAGCTCCTGCCCAAGCCCTGCACATTTTGAGGGCACCACATGCATTTTTGCAAAACCCAGCAACAGGAGGTGTGCCATCCGCTCCTCCTCCTTGCATTTTGGGGTGATGCATGCATTTTTGCAAAGTGTTGGTAATGTTTGCCTGGCTGCAGGAGCACTGCCATCCCCAATGCAGCTTTGAGGGGTGATAATGCATCTTCACAGGGGGTTGCATTGACccactgtgaccgtgttcacaggggtctgaggatgagggaagagatgaggatctgactccatgtttcagaaggctgatttattattttatgacatatattatattaaaattatactaaaagaatagaagaaaggatttcatcagtaggctggctaagaatagaataggaaagaatgataacaaaggtttgtggctcagactttatgtctgagccagctgactgtgattggccattaattagaaacaaccacatgagaccaatcccagatgcacctgttgcattccacagcagcagaaaatcaatgtttacattttgttcctgaggcctctcagcttctcaggaggaaaaatcctaaggaaaggatttttcataaaagatgtctgtgacaacccACCTCCCATGCCCAAAGCAATTTTAGGGTTGATTCCTTGATTTTTCTCGTGTTGCATTGATCTGAGTGCGGGAGGACTCCCACCCCTCATGCACTTTTGGGGTCACACATGCATCTTTGCAAATGTTACGGAACCAAGCTGGGCACCTTGGGattcctcagcacagccccagctttgTGTTTCCCTGTTTCCTCCATGCTGGGCACCTCACTGTCTCCCCCCACACCCCAAGGTCTGCTGGCAAGGATGATCCCCAGCATTTTTGGGGTCACACGTGCATCTTtgcaaagctcatggaaccaagctgGGCACCTTGGGGGTGCTCACTTGGCGTTTCCCTCTTTCCTCCATGCTGGGCACCCCGCTCTTTCCCCCCACACCCCAAGGTCTGCTGGCAGGGGTGAACATCACCCCTCACGCACTTTTAGGGTCACATATGCATCCTTGCAAAGGTTACAAAACCAGGCTGGGCACCTTGGGGGTGCTCACTTGGCGTTTCCCTGTTTCCTCCATGCTGGGCACCCCCTGTCTCTCCCCATACCCCAAGGTCTGCTGGCAAGGATGATCACCAGCATTTTTGGGGTCACACGTGCATCTTtgcaaagctcatggaaccaagctgGGCACTTTGGGGATGCTCACTTGGTGTTTCCCTGTTTCCTCCATGCTGGGCACCCCACTGTCTCCCCCCACACCCCAAGGTCTGCTGGCAAGGATGAACATCACCAGCATTTTTGGGGTCACACGTGCATCTTtgcaaagctcatggaaccaagctgGGCACCTTGTGGGTGCTCACTTGGCGTTTCCCCGTTTCCTCCATGCTGGGCACCCCGCTctttccccccaccccccaaGGTCTGCTGGCAGGGGTGAACATCACCAGCCCCACGCCGCTGGTGCGGGGCACGGCGGGCAAGGCGGCGCTGCTGTCGGTGCGCTACGCCAGCGCCAGCGCCGACAAGCCCGTGGTCAAGTGGCAGCTGAAGAGGGACAAACCCGTCACCGTGGTCCAGTCCATCGGCACCGAGATCATCGGCAACCTGCGGCCCGACTACCGTGACCGCATCCGCGTGCTGGAGAACGGCTCGCTGCTCATCAGCCCCCTGCAGCTGGCCGACGAGGGCGCCTACGAGGTGGAGGTGTCCATCACCGACGACACCTTCACCGGCGAGAAGACCATCAACCTCACCGTGGACAGTAAGGGCAAGGAGGACAGCCAGGGCTGTGactgtgtttgcaggggtctgaggatgggGGAAGAGAGGAGGACCTGACTCCACATctcaaaaggcttgatttattatatatatatatatattggtaTTTtatatatccatatccatatccatccatccatacgtatatatatatatatatatatatatatatatatatatatatatatatatatatatatatatatataaaatatttatatgtattatatttaaactgtactaaaagaatagaagaaaggatttcatcggaAATCGGAAGGctggctagctaagaatagaaaaagaaggaatgataacaaaagcttgtgtctgaggatgagggaagagatgaggatctgactccacatctcagaagacttgatttactatatatatatatagatattatatatatatatatatattatatttatatatattatattaaaactatactaaaagaatagaagaaaggatttcatcagacggctagctaagaatagaaaaagaaggaataaataacaaaggcttgtatctgaggatgaggaagagacaaggatctgactccatgtttcagaagacttcaCTTATATATATTGAtattatattgatatatatattatattaaaactatactgaaagaatagaagaaaggatttcatcagaaggctggctaagaatagaaaaagaaggaatgataacaaaagcttgtgtctcagacagagtctgagccagctcactgtgattggccattaattagaaacaaccacatgagaccaatcccagatgcacctgttgcattccacagcagcagataaccattgtttacattttgttcctgaggcttctcagcttctcaggaggaaaaatcccaaggaaaggatttttcagaaaatatcatgctACACAGGGGAAATTGGGTTATCCATGGGATGTGTTCCCTGAGCACACATTGGGAGGCCTTTCTCCAGCCaggaggtggttttgggggtttcaGCCACCTCAGGTTGGTGGGGTTTTGGTGTCACTCTTCCTGCCCCCTGAGCCCATCCATCCCTTGAAATGTGGCATCACTGTGGTTCCTCTGCTTGCCCACAGTTCCCGTCTCAAAGCCACAAGTACTGGTGGCCTCCTCAACGGTGCTGGAGCTCAGCGAGTTCTTCACCCTCAACTGCTCGCACGAGAATGGCACCAAGCCCACCTACACCTGGCTGAAGGACGGGCGGCCGCTGAGCAACGACTCGCGCCTGCTCCTCTCCCCTGACCAGAAGATCCTCACCATCACCCGTGTCCTCATGGCTGACGATGATGTCTACAGTTGCCTGGTGGAGAACCCCATCAGCCATGGCCGCAGTGTCCCCGTGAAGCTCACTGTTTACCGTAAGCCACCCTTCTCCCCTTCCTGCTCCCAGGTTTGGCCATCCCTTGCAGATGCTTTCAGCTAAAATTTTTTGGGGTGTTGTCCCCCCTCACTCCTCTCCTGCAGGCCGGAGCTCTCTCTACATCATCCTGTCCACGGGTGGCATCTTCCTTCTTGTCACGCTGGTGACAGTTTGTGCCTGCTGGAAACCCTCCAAGAAGTACGTGTGGGGATAACGTGGGAGATAAAGGGGgttgtcccatcctgtcccatcctgtcTTGTCCATCCCATTTTGTCCCATTTCATCTCTTCCTATCTTGTCCTTACCATCCTATCTCATTTCATCTTGATGCATCCTATCCCATGCCATGCCAAGACATGCCATACCATGCTATGGCATGGCATGCCATGACAGACGTGCTGTCCCGCCCCATCCCATcttatcccaccccatcccatcccatcccaccccatcccatcttatcccatcccaccccatcccatcccatcccatcccatcccgcccCATCCCATCttatcccaccccaccccatcccatcccaccccatcccatcccatcccatccatcccatcccatcccacctcatcccatcccatcccatcccatccatcccatcccatcccatcccatcccatcccatcccatcccatcccatcccatcccatcccatcccatcccatcccatcccatcccatcccatcccatcccatcccatcccatcccatccatcccatcccatcccacctcatcccatcccacctcatcccatcccatcccaccccatcccatcccatcccaccccatccctgcagTACCTGACCCCCCCTGGACGAGCCACGGGCAGTTCCCCCCGTTCCTCCAGCACGATGCCAGTGCTGCCCCCTCCATGCCCTGCCTCTTTCCAGGGAGAAGCGACAAGCAGAGACACAACCAACCTCTGACTACGCCGAGCAGGACGAGGAGCGCCTGAAGCACGAGGGTGAGTGCAGCCTGGTGCGGCAGTGGTGGGCCAAGGGACACCAATGCTCCGGGCATGGGGGGACACCAACGCTCCTGGCATGGTGAGCAGCACCTTCCCTTCCTTCCACGCAGCCGAGGGCATCCCGCGGAGCGGCGAGCACGAGCGCAAGAACCCGGTGGCATTGTACATCCTTAAAGATAAGGTGAGAGCCGGTAGCACCAGTAGCACGCTGAAGCGTCCCAGCAGAGGGTCTCGCACACGCCCCACGCTTTTCTGCCCTTGTTTTTCGGCAGGACTCTCCGGAGGCCGAAGAGGATTCGCTGCCCGAGCCCCGCGGCACGGTGGAGCCCGGCTACAGCAGCTCGCCCgtgcccgccgccggccgctcgcCGGGCCCCGTGGGGCGCTCCGCCCGCCGCTACCACCGCTCGCCGGCCCGCTCGCCCGCCTCGACGCGGACGCACCGCTCCCCGCCGGGCTCCCCGGCGCGCTCCCGCGGCGCCCCGCGGCTGCTGCGGACTGCGGGCGTGCACGTCATCCGCGAGCAGGAGGAGGCCAACGCCGTGGAGATCAGCGCCTGAGCAGCGGACTGTGCGCGCTTCGGTGGCGGCGTGCGAGGGGCAGGGACACCGGCACggccgcgctgccgccgccgagCGAGCGGGGACACCGGCACGGCCCTGCTCCGCCACTGGGCGTCATTCTGCTCGGCGTAAAGTCACTAATTTCCTATTGATCCCACCCAGAGCTCCCCTCTTCCGTCCCCCGTCTTCCTGGGGCATCGCTTTAATGGCTTTCTCGCCGGGACGAGCGTGCACACGCGTGTGCAGAGAGAACATGCGATCAGCGCACGGAGAGTGTGCCAGGGGTGCATGGAGCGTGCAGAGGGAGCGATGGAGCGCTGCACACGTGCATGGGGCGTGCAGGAGGGCACGTGGACTGTGCACACGGGGGCAGGCACCAGGGTGTGCAGCAAGTGTGCACACAGTGTGCGAAGAGGATGCACAGAGCATGCAGGAAAACACGTGGAGCCCATGGAGAGCACACACGTGGAGCGTGCCGCTAAGCTGCAGAGTGTGCACAGGGCATGTATGGGGTGTGCAGAGTGTCCCCTGAGCCTGCATGGCCTTTGTGAGCATGCCAGCCCTGCGTGTGTGTTCCAAGCATGCACAGAGTCCATGCAGAGAGCGCCtgtgcagggtgtgcagggaGCGTGGGGAGGGAACCTGCACACAGCATTTGCACAGGACAGGCACACAGCACACGGTGAGTGTGCAAAGAGGGTGAGCACAGAGGGTGTGTGCGGTGCTTGCACAAAGCACACACAGAGCGTGCATGGTGTGTGCGGAAAGAGCGTGCACAACACGAGAAGCTGAGTGTGCTCAGAGCATGCACAAGAGTGAATCTGCAGTGCTGGCACAGGGCACGCATGGAGCCTGCAGTGAGTGTGCAAAGTGTGTGTGCTGTGCTTGCACAGGGTGTGTGTAATGTGTGTGAAGAGAGCGAGCACACAGCAGCTGAGCATGCTTGGAGCGTGCACACGCACACGGGGAGCACACACACTGCGCACCCAGCGACCCTGCATGCACACGTGTGTGCAAGAGCACGGTGCCCGCCATGGCACAGCTCCCATGCATGGAGCAGGACATGCACTGGCACACAAGAGCAAGAGCACGGTGCccgccatggcacagcccccatgcATGGAGCAGGACATGCACTGGCACACAAGAGCAAGAGCACGGTGCccgccatggcacagcccccatgcATGGAGCAGGACATGCACTGGCACACAAGCCACAACACGCACCAGGCGGCCTAAACAGGgggctccctcctgctccccagctcCCCAGCTGCAATGTCCCCTAAACGTGGGCTGGAAGCCCTGGTCCAAGCATTGCCCCTTTGCCATGGTAGGATTTTCTGTGAAAATCCCCCGGTTTTGGGGCTCACGGCGCTGTCTCTCCCCAAGCCTTCATGGGAAATAGGTTTAGGATGAAAAGCAGAGAGCGGCCGGCCAAGCGAGCCGGGCCCTGGGGCACCCAGGGTGGGTGCCGGGGCACCCCAGAGTGCTCGGGGTGCACTACTAACCAATAAACTAAACGTACTACCCGAACGGTGGTGGCACCCTTGGGTGTCTTTGTGGGACAGGGGTCCCCCAGGGTGGGGGGACACATGAGAAGTGGCTGACAGGTAAGAGCACACACAGACCCAATGCACCTGGCTGGCACTGAAACTGGCACTTTAATGCATGGGAGAACTTGGGCTGTTCCCTCTGGTACCTACTGATGGCATCCTCAGCTGAGAGCCCGTTTCTTCTTAATTTGTTTTCCTCTGAACATGGCGAAGGAAAAGGGGAATTTATTCTGACTAATTAAATTCATTAACTGCTGGTGTCCCCCACTCTGCTGTCTCCGTGCACTCCGCCCGCCCCAGGATGGCTGAGATGTTTGTGTTCACCGCCACCTTCTCCCCCCGGCATTTCCCGGCCCCCGCATCCGGCTATTGTCCCCCCCCATCCGGAGCCGGATCCAGCCCCGGTGCGGGCGGGAGGAACCGGGACTTCGGGAGGAAACGGGGAGGCTGAGGCTGGCCAGGGCCGGCATGGCGGGCGGCTGGGAGACGGCGCTGGGCCTGGGGCTCTGCCTCGCCGCCCTGCACCGCGGAGGTGAGTGCGGCCCATGGGGCCAAACTCCACTCAACCCTGCCCCACCCCGGGTCTCAGACCATGCCCACCTGGGGCACCTATTGGCATTCCCCCACCTCCTTGTCACCCGACAGGCTGCCGCCTCCCCAGCGTGGCCACGGCACCCCAAACTCCAGCTGGTAAGGACGCCTGGTGGGTGGGAGATGCTGGTGGGGAGACACCAGAAAATCCTGTTCCCCCCACCCACAATGTGCCCTCCCGCCGCAGTGCTGCGGGACAATTTCCGCCTGCAGCCGGGCGATTTGGTGACCACAGCGGGACAAGCATTGGAGCTGGATTGTGTTCCCCCCTTGGGGTACCCCGAGCCCTACATTACCTGGAAGAAGGATGGGGTGACCCTGGACTTGGTAGGTGGCAGGTACACGGTCACCAAGGGGAAGTTACAGGTGGCGTCGGCGCAACGGAGCGACTCCGGTCTCTACATCTGCGTGGCGGCCAACGCGGCAGGCAGGAGGGAGAGCCGGGGCGCCCGCGTCTCTGTGCTGGGTAAGCCAAGGGTCCCCCACAGCTGGTGGGCACCTCACAGCCGCCATGGTGCCATGTCCTTGATGTCCCCCCGCAGAGAAGCCGAGCATCGTGCGGCACCCGAGCGATGCCATGGCGGTGCCTGGCAGCACCGTGGAGCTGGGCTGCAGCGCCCGCGGTGACCCAGCGCCACAGGTGCAGTGGCACAAGGAGCACGGAGACCTGCCCTGGGGCAGGTAGGTGGTGGCAGGGGGGAGAGGTCCCATCCCTGGCGTGGGGATGAGGCTGATGCTGAGCTGGTGACCCTTAGGCACGAGGTGGACCGGGAGCACACGCTGCGCCTCTATGCCGTGACGGCCGCCGACGCCGGCGCGTACGTGTGCACAGCgcagagccagctgggcaccGCCGCCGCCACCACCGTCCTGCACGTGCAGGGTCAGTGCTGGCACCTCCGCCACCACAGGCACCAGGGACATCTTGGGGTCTATGCAAGGGGATCCATCTGACAGGATCCATCTAATGGGGTTCATCCATGGGCAGTCTGTCCATGCGGGTCCATCCAAggccatccatcatccatcatccatcagcCATCATCCATCATTCATCAAATAAAGTCCATCCAGCTGAGTCATTTGAGGGGATCCATCAAAAGGAGAACTTCCACAGGTATGTCCATCCAAACACATCCATCCAACAGGATCCATCCATGTAAGGGGATCCATCTAAGGAAATGCACTGAGGTGGGAGTCCATCCGAGGGGATTCATTCAAGATCACCCACTTTAAGGCGATCCAGCCAACCTGGTTCCTCCAAGGGGATCCATTTAAAGGGATCTATGGAAGATGGAAGTACATTGAAGGGGGATAGAACAAGAAATATCCATCCAAAGGGACATCATGGAGGGGTGAATCATGGGATCCCATCCCATGTCCCCAGGGGCAGCACATCAAAGGGGACCCTTCCAAGAGGGGTCAATTGAAGGCAAACCAATGAAAGGGTGTCTGTCCAAAAGAGTCAGTCCATCCAGGTAGACGTCAGGATCTCCATGTGCAGGTATCTCAGGGGGTGTCTGGGCAGGTGCTTTGGTCTTGCCTGGTGCTGGATTCACCTTGTTCTGCCCCACAGACCGTCTGGCCACAGGCCAGCAGGACTCTGCCCCGCGGGAGCTGCTGGCCGTGCGGCTGCACCTGGACAACAGCACCGCCCTGCCCAGTGCTGCCGTGCAGCTCCGCTGGCAGGTTCGTGTGATGCCACTCTCGGGGGAGAGGGGACGGGACACATCCCCGTGTCCCACCTTAACTCGggatccttcccttctcctccagATGCTGATGCCGGTGCCCGTGCCCGTGGGCTACGTGGTGCTGTACCGCAGCCTGTTCCCGGTCGCCACCTCCTGGGTCCAGCACGATGCGGGCAGGGAGCTCAGCACAACCATCCCCGCGCTCCGCAGGGGCTACAAGTACGAGTTCAAGGTCCGACCCTACACCGGAGGGACCCAGGGCTCAGACAGCAACAGCAGGCACCTCTGGATACCCGAGGAAGGTGTGTTGTGCATCCCCCGGGATGCCTGGGTGGTGGTGGGGAGGTttgatgggggtcccaggggtctcAGCATCCCTGTCCCGGCAGTGCCAAGTGCAGCGCCCCAGCGTGTCACCGTCAGCCAGGCTGAGGCAGGGAATGGCACCGTGGTGGTGAGCTGGGAGCCGCCTCCTCCTGAAGCGCACAACGGCGTCATCCGGGGCTACCAGGTATGGGGCAAGGGGCAAAGGGGCAGGGCGGGGGTCTTCTGGGCAGGGAGGGTCAGTCCAAGGGGATCCATCCAAAAAGGGAGCCTGGCAAAGGTGGGGGTCTGTCCAAGGGGAGGAACCATCCAAGGAGTCTGTCCAGGAGGGGGTTCATCCAAAAGGGCCAGCCAGGGTGGAGGTCCCTCCCAGGGCATGTCTAGAGGCATCCAAGGGAGTTCATGCAAAGGAGTCCAACCAAGGGGATTCAGCCAAGGGAGTCCATCCAAAGGGGAGTCCATCAATGGGGGTCCACCCAAGAAGTTTTCACCCAAGGGGGTCCATCCAAAGGGGGGTCCATCAATGGGGATCCACCCAAGAAGTTTTCACCCAAGGGGGTCCATCCAAAGGGGGGTCCATCAATGGGGATCCACCCAAGAAGTTTTCACCCAAGGGGGTCCATCCTAGGGGCATACAAGGGAGCCCATCCAAAGGGGTCCTTCAAGGGGAGTCCATCAAGAAGATTCATCTTAGGGGACCCATCCAAGTGAATCTGTCCATGGGGGATCCATCAGTGGGAGTCTGTCAAGGGATGTTCATCTGAAGGAATCTGTCCaaggaggtccatcaaggctaaTCACCTAAGGGATACATCTTCTTGGTGCCTGCCAGGTCTGGTCAATGGGTGAGGGCTGGCAGCATCCCACCAACAGGACAGTGGACGGAGCCACCCGGCGCCTGGAAGCCCTCCTGCCACACCCCGGGGCCGAGTTCTGTGTCCAGGTGGCCGCTTTCAACAGCgcagggctgggggtccccagCAATGCCACCTGCGGAGTCCTGGGTAGGAGATGGACAGCAGGGCGGGGTGTGGGTGGGGGTCAGGGTGGTGACATGAAGTGACACTGCTGGGAccttgcagggctggcagcagggagcagcagggtggTGCAGGCGCTGCGGCAGCCTGCTGTCATCGCAGCCGCTGGTTCCATGCTCTGGTTGGCCTTactcgccctcctcctcctcctgtgccagcgCCGCGCCAGCCAGGACGCTGCAGCTCGCCACAGGTGAGAGGCCATGGGCTGGGGGACACGGCACATCCCTGGTGTGGGGGGGATGGATGCACTGACAGCACCTCTCGCCCTGCAGGCTGGTGGCTGGTGACTCTCCGTGGCTTGGTGGCCCCTGGAAACCCAGCTGTGCCCCCCGaaacctcagcagcagcagcagcctcagcagccGGCTCCTGGGCAGTGATGGCAGGGATCCCCACCCCTCCAGTGAGCCCCGTGGGGACTGGTGACCCCCAGCCACTGCCATGGGACCCCCACCCCTCCAGTGAGCCCCCAGAGACTGGTGACCCCCAGCCACTGCCAtgggacccccacccctgcagtgAACAATAGGGTTGGGACCCCCAGCTAGTGCCACAGAGCCCCCACTCTCTGCCATGAACCCCCTCCAGTACTATGGGACCCCCATGTGATGCCATTGGATTCCCACCCGGTTCCATGGAGCAGGACCCCCAGCCCAGGCTAGGACCCCACAGAGTGCCATGGGACCAGCAAAGTGTACCCAAGACCCCCACCCTAtgctggggacccccagtgccatGGGGTCCCCATTGGTGTTCCCCATtgtctgtctgcaggcagtgaGGACACACAgaccagggacagaggggacagggcacaCATGGCCTCGTGGGTGCCCTGACCTCTCTTACTCTTCCAGCCCTCTCCTTGGAGCCGTCGAGCCTCGGTCCCCCCACGCCCCCCATCCACAGCAGCCTCCATGGGGGACACCCACCCCCCCTCGGG
Encoded here:
- the HEPACAM gene encoding hepatic and glial cell adhesion molecule, whose translation is MWGAPAAPRGHPAPPGLLPLTWLLALHAGLLAGVNITSPTPLVRGTAGKAALLSVRYASASADKPVVKWQLKRDKPVTVVQSIGTEIIGNLRPDYRDRIRVLENGSLLISPLQLADEGAYEVEVSITDDTFTGEKTINLTVDIPVSKPQVLVASSTVLELSEFFTLNCSHENGTKPTYTWLKDGRPLSNDSRLLLSPDQKILTITRVLMADDDVYSCLVENPISHGRSVPVKLTVYRRSSLYIILSTGGIFLLVTLVTVCACWKPSKKEKRQAETQPTSDYAEQDEERLKHEAEGIPRSGEHERKNPVALYILKDKDSPEAEEDSLPEPRGTVEPGYSSSPVPAAGRSPGPVGRSARRYHRSPARSPASTRTHRSPPGSPARSRGAPRLLRTAGVHVIREQEEANAVEISA